CTGGAGCTGTACGAGCAGAAATAAGACCGGTAAATAAAAGCGGCGGACGGTTACGGGTGCAGCGTTTCCGTCCGCCGCTTTTATTTTGGGATATTCAGGGAATTGAAATCAGAGGGCTTTCAGCAGTTCTTCAGTCTCCGGCAGGTCCGAAAGATCCCGCGCGTAGTGAGCGAGCAGTATCGTTCGGTTTTCGTCGATGACAAAAACGGCGGGGAGCTGTTGTTCACAGCCTTCATATATGCCGTGAGTGATGCCCAGAGCGTTGGCCTTCTCCATTTTGTCCCGAAACTGTTTTTCGAGCGTCGGGTCCCGGGGAGGCGTTCCGGCCAGTCCCTTGATGAAAAATCCAATGTGGAGGTATCCGATATCGAAGAGACGGTAGAGCGTTCCCTCGGGGTCGCAAATGATTTCGAAGGGAAATTCCCCCTCTTTGATTTCGGAACGGACCGTTTCCGTCGAACTCTGAATTGCCACCCAGACCTGTACTCCTTTTTCAGCGAACCTGGCAAAATCCCCGGCGATCTCGCGAAACGCGAGTTTTGTCAGATTGCAGCCATAGTAACGCAGAAAATAGAGCACTTTCTTTTTCCCCGCGCCGGCGGAAGAGAACTGCTTTTCTCCCCCCCAGGGCGTGGTGAAGCTGAAATCGTCGACGACACTTCCCGAATGATACCGTTTGCCCATAAATGCCCTCTCCTTTTGAACGGTCTTTCCTTTAAGCTCTCTAATTTCTAAGTTTTCGTTTTCCCCACAGAGCTTAAAATAAATTGTTTCAGCTTTTCGAACAACGTATCAATTTTACAGGGAATTGTCCGGTCCAGGCTTTCCTGCACTCTGAGCGAGATTCCGATCATCACGGTGTGAACGAACATCGAAGCCACCGTAAACGTGTCGAAGGGTTCCACCATACCCCGTTCCACGCATCGATCCAGCCATTGTCGGGTGAAGTCCCGTCCGAATTTTAACAGAACATCGTTGAAAAGCTCCCCTGCCCGCTTGTTACGGAACTGTTCCGTCTGGATGAGCCCAAAAGCGTAACAGGTGAACATGTTTTTCATCTGCTTGGGTTCCGAGAACATAATATCCAGCATCTCCTCGAAGGTTTTCGCTTTCTCCAGTTCTTCTTCAAGGTGCCTGTGGTACAGAAAATACAGTTCTATCCCGTGATCCAGAACGGCGTCCCACAATTCCTCCTTGCCGGCGAAATGATTGTACAGCGCGCCGGGAGTAAGGCCAACCTTCACGGCGATGTCCCTCATGCTCACCGCGGAGTATCCGTTCATGGCGAAAAGAATCGTGGCTTCAATCAGGATGTGTTCTTTTGTCTGATTGCCAATGGAAGTGTACGGCAGAATATATTGTCGGCCCAAAACTTCAAAAATTGTAACATCATCTTTTGCCACTTTGCAGCCTCCTTGTCGCGAATCGCCGCCTGAGGGGGGTGAAGATGAAGCGGCGAAATTTATCCGACTATTCTCTCTCTCTCAATATACGAACCTTTTTGAAGTTTCGTCCCCGCGGGGATATAAACCCAGGGGGCAATCAGCGAAATGCCCCGGGGGCGGGCACACTCATCAGAAAAATCTCTCCTTTCTTTTTCCGCTCCGATTTCCACATTTTCCATCACTCTCGCGTTGGGGGCAAGAATAGCCCGGTGAATTTTCGCGTTCTTCCCGACGTACACGTTGGGCATCAAAATTGAATCCACCACTTCCGCTCCCCGCTCCACCACGACCGAGTCGGAGAGAATGGAATGCTCCACCCTTCCCTGAATGACCTGCAGGCCGGAGAGAATGCTCCTGCTGACGTGGGGAGTTTCCCTGACGTAGCCGGGAGCCGGGACTCCGTTGGACCGGAGAAGTCCTCCGGTTTTTGCCGCCAGAGCGAACAAAAGCGGGTCGTTCAGCAGATCCATGCCGGATTCCCACAGATCTTCCGCCGTATCCACTTCTTTCCGGTATCCCTCGAAGCGCCAGAGTTGCATTTTTTCTCCTCCCCGGAACATCGCCGGAAGCACATCTCTCTCAAAATCGAGCCAGGCGCTTTTTTCCTCTTCATCGCCCATCAGATACCGCTGCAGCGCCTCTCGCCGAAAGATGTAGATTCCTGTGGAAACGAGGTATTCCTGAGATTCATGCCGGCGGACAGGGCAAAATCTCAGAGTCGTGTTTTTGGGAGCCGCGGCCACGGCCAGGGTAACGGCGGCTCCGCTTTTTTTGTGGGCAGTCAGCATTTTTGCGCAGTCCGTTGTGAAGATCTGATCGCCGGGAAGAATGCAGACATGTTCCGGGGTGAAACGCTCGATAAAACTGAAATTCCGGCGTACCGCATCGACGGACCCCGTGTAATCTCTGCCCTGAACGTCGGAGGGCAGCATAAAGACGCCTCCCTCTCCGGAGGAAACCCAGGCTCGTCCGTTGCCGATATGACACAGCAGCTCCGGACTCGGCCCCTGAGAAAGGACTCCAACGACGTCCAGTCCTGAGCGGTTGCAGGCGCTCAGAGCAAAATCAATCAGCCTGTGACTGCCGCCGTAGAAAATCATTGATTTCGGTAAAAAGGCTGCCAGTGCTCCCGAGCCTCTTTTCTGCCCTTCGGCAAGAAGCATTGCGACGCATTCGCCTTTCATTTGAACCTCCGTGAGACTGATCAAATAAACGTTCGTTTATATCATTTACATTATTGTATAAAGACTTTGTCTATTCCGCAAGAGATCATTATAAAAATAGTCAAATAATTTTCAGGATACTTGAAAAATCTCGAAGGATTTCCGATCCTGTTCGTGGAGATGAAGTCCGCAAAAAAACAGCCCCGGACCTGCGAAAATCCGGGGTTGTTCTGATTTTTCAACTCACCTGTACCGGAAAATTTTGTTTCCGTGTCACACCAGTGATGACAAATACTGCGTCGCTCGTTCCTTTACGCGTTTTCCGTCGGCACGGCCGGCCACTTCAGGCATCAGAACCTTCATCAGTTTGCCCATATCCTTCGGGGAGGCGACGCCCGCCTTTTCCCCCGCGGCCCGGATGAGAGCGTCCAGTTCCTCGTCGCCAAGCTGGGCGGGAAGGTACTCCTCCAGAACGGCGGCTTCTTTCAGCTCCTCCTGTGCACGCGCAGAAACCCCCGCGGCCTCATATTGTTCCGCGGCTTCTCTGCGCTGTTTGATGAGGCGCCGCACCAGCGTCAGCGCGTCTTCTTCCGTCAGCGGCACAGCCTTGCCCCTGTCGGCCTGGGCTTTTTGGAACTCGGCCTTCAGCATACGCAAAACGGACAATTTCAATTCTTCCCGCGCCTTCATGGCAAGAACCAGATCGGCGGCAACTTTCGTCACAAGTCCCATTTTTATCCTCTTGATCTGCTGCTCCTGCGCTTCCTGGCAGCTTCGGCCCGCTTCAGCTTTTTGGCGTCGCTGGGCTTTTCGTAATGCTCTCTTTTTCGCGCTTCACGGAGTGTTCCTACTTTCGAAACCTCTCGTTTGAATCTGCGCAGAGCATCCTCCAGGCTTTCTCCATCCTTACGAATGACCGTCGTCATCTAACATCCCCCCCTTCCGGGTTTTCGACTGGCCTAACCCGGCGGCCAGCCAAAATTACGCCCCGACAGAAGGTGCAGATGAAGATGCGGCACCGTTTGTCCGCCCTGCACTCCCGTATTGATGACCATGCGGAACCCCTCTTTTTCGAGTCCCATACTGCGGGCGGTCTCCACCGCCCTGCCCATGACCAGGGTCCAGATATTCGGGTCGTCTGCCTCGGCGGCGGATACGATGTGCTGCACGGGAATGACAAGCAAATGCACAGGAGCCTGTGGAGAAGCATCGCGAATCACAACGACGGAATCATCCCTGTAGATAAAATCCACAGGAATTTCGCCCTTCGCTATTTTGCAGAAAATGCAATCACTCATCGTATATTCACCTCGCCTTAATTTTTAATTTTATAACATTCTCCGGCCAGGCACAATAGATAAAAAGAAACCTCCGGCAAAAAAACGGAACGAAAACTTTATCGGCGCGCCGCCGCATGGGTCGCGTCATCGCACCTCGAAATGTGCTATATTGAATTCCGTGACACATCCATTCCGCGCTCTATAAATCTGCGCCGTGCAAAGGAGCTTAACAGATATGAATCAGGAAGGAAAGCGCATCGTCGAAGAC
This sequence is a window from Synergistaceae bacterium. Protein-coding genes within it:
- a CDS encoding redoxin domain-containing protein; translation: MGKRYHSGSVVDDFSFTTPWGGEKQFSSAGAGKKKVLYFLRYYGCNLTKLAFREIAGDFARFAEKGVQVWVAIQSSTETVRSEIKEGEFPFEIICDPEGTLYRLFDIGYLHIGFFIKGLAGTPPRDPTLEKQFRDKMEKANALGITHGIYEGCEQQLPAVFVIDENRTILLAHYARDLSDLPETEELLKAL
- a CDS encoding TetR/AcrR family transcriptional regulator; this translates as MAKDDVTIFEVLGRQYILPYTSIGNQTKEHILIEATILFAMNGYSAVSMRDIAVKVGLTPGALYNHFAGKEELWDAVLDHGIELYFLYHRHLEEELEKAKTFEEMLDIMFSEPKQMKNMFTCYAFGLIQTEQFRNKRAGELFNDVLLKFGRDFTRQWLDRCVERGMVEPFDTFTVASMFVHTVMIGISLRVQESLDRTIPCKIDTLFEKLKQFILSSVGKTKT
- a CDS encoding GatB/YqeY domain-containing protein, with product MGLVTKVAADLVLAMKAREELKLSVLRMLKAEFQKAQADRGKAVPLTEEDALTLVRRLIKQRREAAEQYEAAGVSARAQEELKEAAVLEEYLPAQLGDEELDALIRAAGEKAGVASPKDMGKLMKVLMPEVAGRADGKRVKERATQYLSSLV
- the rpsU gene encoding 30S ribosomal protein S21, encoding MTTVIRKDGESLEDALRRFKREVSKVGTLREARKREHYEKPSDAKKLKRAEAARKRRSSRSRG
- a CDS encoding histidine triad nucleotide-binding protein, encoding MSDCIFCKIAKGEIPVDFIYRDDSVVVIRDASPQAPVHLLVIPVQHIVSAAEADDPNIWTLVMGRAVETARSMGLEKEGFRMVINTGVQGGQTVPHLHLHLLSGRNFGWPPG